The region ATGTACTTTCTACTTCTTACTCATGCAAACAAACATTTTGCATACAATAAGCAGAAAGCTACTTTATAAATGAGGTGAGATTCTTGAGAGATGAATACTTCAAAAAAATTGAAGATAAGCTCGATAAGCTTGATGAAATGGAGGGCTCGAAAGAAGAAGAAAAAGATGAGTATTTTCAAAGCTTGCTAGATGATATGGATGATTTGTTGAAAGACATGCGCCAGCGAGAAAAAGACTCGAATCATCTGGTCAGCGAACATATGAAGACGGTTAATGACATATTTGATAACGCAATCAAAAACTTAAAAAAAGACCGAAACTAGCCTTATGGCGCTTCTGATCTATTTGAATATACTGTTTTTTCTGTTTTTTATATATAAAAACATAGTATTTCATATGTAAAAATGGTATTTTCAGTATACGCAAACAGTAGGAGTGAAAAAAAGAATGGAAAACGGTCACTTTAAAGAACGAGTAAGAACGAAAGAAGAGCTTCGCCGTATAGTCGGCGCACCTAACAAATTGGCACATCAAAAAATAATTTCTCATTTAGATCGACACTGACGGGAATTTATTAAATGTCATCATCGCTACAGCTAATCATAAAGCAGTTTGCGACAGCTCTCCGCGGGGTGATCATGCTGGTTTTGTACAAGTAGTCGATGAGAAAAGGCTGCTGATTCCAGAGAGGCGCGGCAATCAAAAAGTAGATTCATTGGAAAATATTTTAACTAACTCTCAAATCGGACTGCTTTTTTTGATTCCAGGCGTAGAAGAAACGCTGCGGATTAACGGCAAAGCTTGCATTGCAAAAGAAAAAGCGATACTTGAAACAATGGCGGTTCACAATAAAACTCCGCTACTCGCTATCGGCGTCGAAGTACAAGAATGCTTTCTCCACTGCAGCAAAGCGTTCAAGCGATCAAAGCTGTGGGATCCAGAATCTTGGGAAACGGTCGAAACACTTCCTTCCGCAGCTAAAATAGTCGCAGAACACGCAGGCATTTCCACCATAGAAATCCGCAACAATCCCAAAGAAAGCAAAACTGACCACTTCTATGAAAAAAAGCCGCTATAATGCGGCTTTTGTCATTTAACCATCACAAAAAGTATGCCTCCAGCAATGATCAGAACCGGTAAAAAAGCAAGAAGCACGCCTTTTTTTGAAGTACCTATGTATTCATGATCACCAGGCGCGTCCCGTCCTAAAATCTACTTTCACCTGAGACTCTTCTTTTTTATGTTCTTTTTTCATCCATTTTGCCTCCTCAAACCTGCTCACTTTGCGCGTCTTTTTTGCTGAAAAGAATGTGCCTTTCCTTCCTAATATGGCACTGTCAATAAGATATGCTAAAACTAAAACCAGTGATACTGCCCCGAGCGTGCCTGAAACAAAATAAAGATAGCTCCATTTCCCTGTAAAAACTGCAAGCTCAAGAACAGTTCCAACCGTCACGATACCTGCTATAAACCCTTTTTTAATCCTCGGCTCCCTCTTTTCTACATATCTTTTTATATTTTACTATATCCTTCTTTTTTTGTATGTTACCTTACATTTTTTCTACTCCGCTCGCACTTTATGGTAAAATTAGTAAGATAGGTGGTACATATGAAAAAACGTCAAGGAATCACGCTGCTTTTATTTATACTCGGAGCAGCCTCTATTTCTATTGGAATGGCTTTAAAAAATATCTTTCCTTATTCCCCTGCAGCTGGCTGGATTTTAGGGACACTCCTTTTACTAGGAAACTCTTTTTATACGAGAAGGTACTTACATAGAAGGGCAATCAAAAAGTAAATATCCGTCCGGAGCCGTATATACAAACCTTCATTCGGTTATGGTAAAATAGATAAGCAAAAACTGGATGTAAGGAGATTTTTAGTTTGAAAACAGGATTACTATCTGGCATTATATCTTTAATTATTGTGATTATAATTTCTATTACAGCAGGCAACTGGCAGTATATTTACTATATTTCAGGCCCTCTTGGCATATTACTTACGGCAATTGCACTCGTTACGCTACTGGACGCATTTCGATTTGAAACGAGGGGACCTTACTTTACCCCGGTCCGGCAGCGAGAGGATACAGAATGGATGAAACGTTTTATTATTGCAGCTGTTCCTCATTTAGTTGCTTCTTGTATTTGTATCTTATTTTTATAGAAACCTAAAAGCCAATGAATCATATTCATTGGCTTTTCTTATTTATTATATTAAATACCGCGCGACATACCGTAATAATCAATACGATAATCCACAGCTCCTTCTGCAAATACATTTACAGCTGATTTGGAATCTTTTTTCGGGAATACGCGGGAAGTGAAAACAATTTTGCCGCCATTTATATAAATTTCGACGATGCTTTTGTCGACAAATACGCGAACATCGACTTCCTTTGACGCTGTCCATTTTTCAGAGCGAATCACACCGTATTCTGTTGCATATTGATGGTGAAATGAAGAGCGGTCGAGTCTCACTTCTTGCTTTTCTGTATCAAACACAAGGCGAAGCTCTTCTTCTTTACTATTAAACAGCTCTAAGCCAAACTGTTTGGCCGCTACCTCACGAAACGTCATATTGATTTCATATGCATTGTTTGTTGCTTCATCTATAATCACTTCTTCATTTTTTAGCGTTCCTCTAAAATGAACCGCTTGATCTCGAAGCTTATTTAACTCTTCTACAGGCTTTTGAACGAGTTCATTTCCTTCAAGCGAAAGCTCACGAGGAAGCGTTAATGCATGGGCCCATCCGTATTCGTCTGACGGATAGTCAACGTCCGGGTTTCCAATCCATGCAAATAGCAAGCGACGTCCGCTTTCATCTTGGAACGTTTGCGGTGCGTAAAAGTCAAATCCCTTATCAATTTCACGATAGTCATCCATTTCAAACGTTAAACTTTCCACATCAAATGTTCCTACCGCGTAAATCACATTATAAATATTATGAAAATTGTGGCCGTCCGCTTTGATTCCCTGCGGTGAAAAGACAAACACATCTTTTCCGTCAAGCTTAAAATAATCCGGGCACTCCCACATATACCCAAAGTCAGGAAGCGATGTTTTGACTTCACCTTTAAATGACCACTGAAGCGCATCGCTTGATTCATAAACAATTAATGCGCCCGTTTCGTTTTCACGCTGAGCGCCTAGCAGCATATAATATGTATCATTTTCTTTCCATACTTTTGGATCGCGCACATGTCCTGTGTATCCATCAGGAACGCCTCGCACCGCTGGATTCTGCGTGTACTTTTCCACGCTTCCATCTTGGTTTAGCATCGCGATACATTGATTAGCTGAACGTGAGCCGTCTTCGTATTTTACATTACCCGTATAAAACAGCAGCCCTTGTCCATTCTTTTCAATCGCGCCGCCTGAGTATGCGCCGTGCGATTCATATTCTTCCGTTGGCGTTAGCGCAACCGGAAGACGTTCCCACGTTACTAAATCCGTAGATTTCACATGAGCCCAGTGCTTCATTCCATGCATCGCACCGTACGGATACCACTGATAAAACACGTGATACTCACCGTTTAATTGAATCAAACCGTTTGGATCATTCATCAGCCCGTACGATGGGTGAATATGATAAATCGGCTGCCAGCTGTCTTTGATTGCTTTCTCTTTTAATGCTTCTAATTCTCCAGATTTTGCTTCTAAAATTGTTCTGTACTTCGATTCAGCCATTTCTTCAATCCCTCCAGCATCTAAAAAAAAGAGAACGTATTCTCCTTGCATTCTATGATATAAAATTTCAAGTGAAAATGCTACCAAAGAACGAATGTTGTCGTTTTCTTGTGTCGGATTTTATAGATAAGTTTTTTTCTGTTTTTATAGCAGAAAAGAAGGTTTTTCTGTCAGGTGGTTGAATACTATATACAATCAAATTTCACCAGCCTGTACGAGCGTCCGACGGCACTTGCAGATTTTTTTAGCGAATCATTTGCGTTTTACAGGAAGTATTCAACAAAATGGTAAACCCTTCATATTACATATTATAAAAGGAGGAAATGTCATGACAAAAGAAAACGTAAAAGAAACAGTAGGTAAAGAAACAAAAGGTGGAAGCAAAGAGTTATTAGTCGGCACGTTAGTAGGTAGCGTAGTGGGTGTAACAACAGCTTTACTAGTAGCGCCAAAGTCAGGAAAAGAGCTGCGAGCTTCTATTCAAGACGGAGCGAATCAAGCACTTGCTAAAACAGGTCAAGTGAAAGAAACAGTGTATGCAAAAGGCCAAGACCTCAAACAGCGCACGGCTCGTCTTTCACAAAAAGTCTCCGAACAGTCTTCGCAAGTTGTCAACAAAGTGAAATCTCTGCGCACTACTAAAGAACAGCCGCTTGCAGAAACGGCTGCAGCCGAAGAGCTTGAAACGACAGAAATCGTTCAGGATCCTGTTCTTGAAGCTGAAGCAGTGCAAGAAGAATTAAATACACTTACTCAAGAAGTAAATGAATTAGAACAATCTGTCGATGAAACAAGACATTAATAGCAAGCTGTAGAGATATCTCTACAGCTTTTATGTATGTTCGTCATCCTTCTTTCCATCCTTCAAAAAAATAGCCTCCGTACGGACACGGCTCTGATTCCGGCAGTTCTTCATAACGCTGTCCACTGTAATACTTCGCCAGCACAATCTTAGGTTTGAAAGCCGCTATCCCTCCATTGTCTTCTTGCTCCACTCCGCTTTCTCTCATTAAACGAAAAATATCCATTCCCGCAAACTCTCCATACCCTTGATAGCACGATTCATAATAAACTTCACCAGGTGTCACCAAATAACACTCCCGCTGCCACGACGGCTGCTTACTGTACACACTCGCAATACTTATTCCACTCACTGCACACTTCCAGCTGCAAATTCCAACCATATAAGGCCTCCAACGACTTGATAGTCTATTCATCTACAACTTTTGATGAAATCAAACATCCGTTGACATGTACAGAATTCTCCCTTCCACCTAAAAAACTACACTACCAGATACCCAGTCCCCTTGATTCCCCCTAGAAGGTTCACCTATGCGGATGTCGGCAACCCGCAAGGGAGGGCAACATCGATAAAAATATAAAAAAGGTCTGATAAATCGACCATTTCTGGTGATTATCAGACCCCAAGTTTTTCTGCATTCGAGCGGCTTATTTGCTGTTCAAGCGATTTAGCCAGCAGTACAATTTCATGATCTACATATTTTGTTTTGATTTCTTCAATTTCCTTTAATGTTTTAGAAAAACTTTCTGCGTTATTTCCCTGTCTGTGCTGCACATCTTTAAAGAAATCAAGCAGTGCCTCGTTAGACTGCGTTGGACGGCTAAAATCAATCGTGTACATTTTGTACCCTAGTGTTAAATTTGTTGTAGTTGTCATAATTATTTCCCCCATTCTTCCTATAGTGATATATCTTCTACTCTTTACCCTTTAATTCCTTCTTTTTAACCTAAATTAATTAATTTTTTTAAAAAAACTTCCCATTATAAGAAAAAACACCCTTATAACAAGGATGTTAGAGTAGTCTTCCCTTGGGTTCAATTCCAGATGCAAAGTCATCTTTGAACTTAAAGCTAGCAGAATTGTTTTCCGTTAGAAAATGTATTTCCCATTTAAAGACGGGATATTCGGGCTTGTACATTTCGACTGGCTGATCGGGATTTTCTTCTAATCTTGCAATTGCTCGTTTGAACCCTTCGTATGCAATCCACCAATCGCTCCCGGTTTCATCGGTAATAAAACAAACGGAACCGTCAATTAAATGAAGGTTTTGCTTGATGTCATCAGGATTTGTAAAATACGCATTTCCAAAGGTATGGAGACAGTGATCGCAATAACCTACTTTGCCTCCGTCTTTATAAATCCAATGCGCGATTGGCTCACTGCAGTCTTTACACGTATTCGTCACTTCTTGAAGAAATGTTTTGCCGCTCCCCTGTTCTTTTTCATTTTCATAAACGGTCCATACTAAATAATTTTCCGTTTGTTTTGAAATAAAAAGGCGAAACGGCTCGTCTCGATGCCAAAAGTGAATATTTTGTTCGTCTGATTCTTCAAAGTCAATGACAAAATTATCTCGTTCTAATATATGTCGAATAACATTGGTTAAAAAGGTAACATCCATATAAGGACCTCCGTACTAATTGTGGCTTCTAGTAAAAATAGCTTTTATGAGTTAAAACATATCACGCGCGCTGAAATAACGTCAACGATTACCTCTTGCTCTCTCTGAAAACTGGAAAAGAAATGGCCAAACGCGTTATAATGGTAGTCATGTTGAAACGGAAAGGAGATTTTATGAAGTTTACCGTTCAATCAACTGCACTTTTTCTTCTCTTTTTTATTTGTTTAAGCGGTTGTTCTGATAACGCCGAGCAATCAAAAAAACCGGCTGGCTATTTAGTTCAAGGGCGAATCTTAGAAGTGAAACATGATGAAATTCTCATTGCGAACGTCATTCCGCGAGATACTGCGCTTGAGTATACAACAAACGAAGTGCTTGGCGCTAGCGATGTACAACCTATTTATGTAAAAGTTTCAGATGATCAAACATACAAAAAAGGACAGCTCGTTAAAGCATGGCTCAAAAAAGACAAAAGCGTTCAGTATTCCGTTCCGGCAAAAGGCGAGGCTGTTAAAGTCAGCATTTTAAAACAGCCGTAGAAAAGCTCCTGTTACGGGAGCTTTCTTCGTGTCAGTGGACGTCCGGTTCGTTTCATTTTATGCTGTTCAAAATCCCATTTTTCTAAAAATTGCTTTGCCGAGGTATAACCAGATTCATATAAAAATTCAATTTCTTCTTCCTTTAATGCAAAATCCGTTGCCGTAATCACACCCGTTGGAATTTGTACGGTTCGTTCTTTTGTCTCCGCGTTCAAATACCGCAAATCGTGCGCTTGCAGCATTGTCGTAAACATACTTTTAAATAAATGGACGGGCGTCGGAATAATAGCGGCTGTATCAATTTCTTCTTTTACAAATCGAAAACCAAACGTCGGGAAACGCGGATGCTCCGTATCAAACAGCCAAATGGGAAAATTGCTTAAAAGCGCTCCGTCCACAATGTATGACCTCTTGAACCCTTTGGATTTCCAGATGACGGGACGAAAGAAAAAAGGAATGGACGCACTCATCATCACAGCTTGTGAAATCTTCATATCACTTGGCTGCATTCCGTAGCGAGGCAAGTCGTCAGGCAACACAAGCATCTGTCCGTTCGAAATATCTGATGCAATAATTTTCAGCTTATCCCTCGGCAAATCCGCAAACGTTTCGATTTCTTTTTCACGCAACAGACCGTACACCCATTTTTCTAAATAATCATTTTTATAAAAACCTAAGTGAACCATCAATTCAATCAAGTTCCCAATCAAAGGAATTCGGTTAATGATCGTTTTTCCGCGAAACTTGGCATAATCCATGTTTTGAAGCTCTTTGCGAATTTCACCACTTTTATAGCCGCTCGCTAAAAGAGCAGCAATCAACGCTCCGGCTGACGTACCTGCTAGACGCTGCCATTCCACATTGCTTTCTTCCATCGCTTCAATCGCACCCGTGAATGCAATCCCTCGAACGCCTCCCCCTTCAAACACAGCATCTGCTTTCACATCTTTTCCCTCCCATACGACTCTCTACTTTTTATATACCCTTTTTTATATTCAGTTTTTTATTGTTCCATACCTTTTATTTTCCCAGCAAAAAAAGACTGTTTCTTTCATCGAAACAGTCTTTTCTTTACAGCCGCTTTATTACCATTCGGTAGTAATTCATTGTTAACCAGTAGAAAATAAAATAAATAACCCCGTATACTGCATCCGCTATTAAAACAGGGATTATCAGGCTTTCACCGGTTAGATTAGTAATGACGTTCAGCGCAAATAGACTGTGCACTATGCCAATTAATAAAGGCAAACCAAACGTAAACAGCTGCTGCTTTCGAACGGCGCTCATCATTTGAGACACTGAAAAACCAAGCTTACGCAGAACTTCAAACCTTTTCTGCTCTTGTTCGGCTTCTGAGATTTGCTTAAAATAAATAATACTGCCCGTTGCCATCAAAAAGACGAGCCCTAAAAATCCTCCAATAAAAATAAACAATCCTTTACTCATTAAGCCTGCCTGAAAAACATCATAGTATGAAGCACGGCTTTCTCCAGCTTCTTTTGCGATCTGATGATAGTTCTTAGTAAGTTCATTGTGTTTGTTTCCATCATCTGTATTAAATACATACAC is a window of Priestia aryabhattai DNA encoding:
- a CDS encoding MSMEG_1061 family FMN-dependent PPOX-type flavoprotein, whose amino-acid sequence is MATANHKAVCDSSPRGDHAGFVQVVDEKRLLIPERRGNQKVDSLENILTNSQIGLLFLIPGVEETLRINGKACIAKEKAILETMAVHNKTPLLAIGVEVQECFLHCSKAFKRSKLWDPESWETVETLPSAAKIVAEHAGISTIEIRNNPKESKTDHFYEKKPL
- a CDS encoding glycoside hydrolase family 32 protein, translated to MAESKYRTILEAKSGELEALKEKAIKDSWQPIYHIHPSYGLMNDPNGLIQLNGEYHVFYQWYPYGAMHGMKHWAHVKSTDLVTWERLPVALTPTEEYESHGAYSGGAIEKNGQGLLFYTGNVKYEDGSRSANQCIAMLNQDGSVEKYTQNPAVRGVPDGYTGHVRDPKVWKENDTYYMLLGAQRENETGALIVYESSDALQWSFKGEVKTSLPDFGYMWECPDYFKLDGKDVFVFSPQGIKADGHNFHNIYNVIYAVGTFDVESLTFEMDDYREIDKGFDFYAPQTFQDESGRRLLFAWIGNPDVDYPSDEYGWAHALTLPRELSLEGNELVQKPVEELNKLRDQAVHFRGTLKNEEVIIDEATNNAYEINMTFREVAAKQFGLELFNSKEEELRLVFDTEKQEVRLDRSSFHHQYATEYGVIRSEKWTASKEVDVRVFVDKSIVEIYINGGKIVFTSRVFPKKDSKSAVNVFAEGAVDYRIDYYGMSRGI
- a CDS encoding YtxH domain-containing protein, producing MTKENVKETVGKETKGGSKELLVGTLVGSVVGVTTALLVAPKSGKELRASIQDGANQALAKTGQVKETVYAKGQDLKQRTARLSQKVSEQSSQVVNKVKSLRTTKEQPLAETAAAEELETTEIVQDPVLEAEAVQEELNTLTQEVNELEQSVDETRH
- a CDS encoding DUF3221 domain-containing protein, coding for MKFTVQSTALFLLFFICLSGCSDNAEQSKKPAGYLVQGRILEVKHDEILIANVIPRDTALEYTTNEVLGASDVQPIYVKVSDDQTYKKGQLVKAWLKKDKSVQYSVPAKGEAVKVSILKQP
- a CDS encoding patatin-like phospholipase family protein, whose amino-acid sequence is MKADAVFEGGGVRGIAFTGAIEAMEESNVEWQRLAGTSAGALIAALLASGYKSGEIRKELQNMDYAKFRGKTIINRIPLIGNLIELMVHLGFYKNDYLEKWVYGLLREKEIETFADLPRDKLKIIASDISNGQMLVLPDDLPRYGMQPSDMKISQAVMMSASIPFFFRPVIWKSKGFKRSYIVDGALLSNFPIWLFDTEHPRFPTFGFRFVKEEIDTAAIIPTPVHLFKSMFTTMLQAHDLRYLNAETKERTVQIPTGVITATDFALKEEEIEFLYESGYTSAKQFLEKWDFEQHKMKRTGRPLTRRKLP